One Natrinema salaciae genomic region harbors:
- a CDS encoding DUF1684 domain-containing protein translates to MSDSIDADRWRDELESKRAEKDDFFAEHPQSPIPPESRDAFDGLDYFDPDPTYRVTATATVHDDPEVVLMDTTAGREMRYLRVATLEFALDREDDDLEDGTFELAAYRQERPNEQPLFVPFRDKTTGQQTYQGGRYMELEPAAALEDGDEIVVDFNLAYTPFCAYSDTFDCPLPPEENWLEVTVPAGERYE, encoded by the coding sequence ATGAGCGATTCCATCGACGCCGACCGCTGGCGCGACGAACTCGAGTCGAAACGCGCCGAGAAAGATGACTTCTTCGCGGAGCACCCGCAGTCGCCGATCCCGCCCGAATCGCGGGACGCGTTCGACGGGCTCGACTACTTCGATCCGGATCCGACCTACCGCGTGACCGCGACCGCGACGGTCCACGACGACCCCGAGGTCGTACTGATGGACACCACCGCCGGTCGAGAGATGCGATACCTCCGCGTCGCGACACTCGAGTTCGCCCTCGATCGCGAGGACGACGACCTCGAGGACGGGACGTTCGAACTCGCGGCCTACCGCCAGGAGCGTCCGAACGAGCAGCCGCTGTTCGTGCCGTTCCGGGACAAGACGACGGGCCAGCAGACCTACCAGGGCGGTCGATATATGGAACTCGAGCCGGCGGCGGCGCTCGAAGACGGCGACGAGATCGTCGTCGACTTCAACCTCGCGTACACGCCGTTTTGCGCCTACAGCGACACCTTCGACTGTCCGCTCCCGCCCGAGGAGAACTGGCTCGAGGTGACGGTTCCGGCCGGTGAGCGGTACGAGTAA
- a CDS encoding DUF7127 family protein — protein sequence MKVPQSLRNVDQDAVVRTFEYDDGSVIAVDFGTSAAEISVDVVGSTAIILAGDEQFEFELPPEASDVTARNGVLTIEE from the coding sequence GTGAAGGTCCCCCAATCACTGAGAAACGTCGACCAGGACGCAGTCGTCCGCACGTTCGAATACGACGACGGGAGCGTTATCGCAGTCGATTTCGGCACCTCGGCCGCCGAGATTTCGGTCGATGTCGTCGGCTCGACCGCGATCATCCTCGCGGGCGACGAGCAGTTCGAGTTCGAACTGCCGCCCGAGGCGAGCGACGTCACCGCGCGCAACGGCGTCCTCACGATCGAAGAGTAA
- a CDS encoding ATP-dependent DNA helicase yields the protein MTDWRTVFGHEQPYEPQVDGIETAIDTGHEGGYTVIEGACGTGKTMIALTAGIDLVRDPDTDYERVLVLTSVKQQLRQFEADLETINENLPADWDPISGLTLVGKADVCPYNREGAAGFDDGNVYDRCETLRDRTRDLTGEGGETTAQNLAARARSQQIGLADSGNRSKNTFLETAGEPTPYPPDLPEYGEGGPVGAETEYCPFYAQYLEDLPADEDGSAAEAVPYDVTDVGMVTPDDLVARSVTHGTCPHSVMGAALGEVEVVIGNYYHAFDPRTVGSFTGALLDESTYVVCDEAHMLEPRVRDLVSEGVADSTLRDAETELSRVIQPIKFEREGRQAEGGSKTADADLVRAELNDSDVSYEELNRTLEFVRDLREELDRRVTAHLDRNYRGWQSNLNDLRNEELPLRDPSEPAEDELTAWAEGAGYGDADWVRAEAVGAVVQRVLNEAEDEDRSRAAPAVGRVLGEWYRRGHTDYFREIELERTWDDTEPADSWRRAYNARLALHNCVPSDAIGDRLGMFGGGILMSATLEPMAAFTEVTGLQYLSRAEDRPVVERRYGLHFPAENRESFAVAAPKFTYDNRGRPGDDTPTRRSYATATATVARLPGNVLVGMPSYAEAEWIAGRLEDRVEKPVLLDAASDDETTQSLKDEFFAGEGKVLVTSLRGTLTEGVDYSGDRLAAAVVCGVPIVNTSSPRTKAVRRAYDDEFGDGFTYALTIPAVRKARQAIGRVIRSPEDVGVRVLLDERYARDSWDSVRPYLPDDGEFQPVSPDMLDVGLERFRSRLPSR from the coding sequence ATGACGGACTGGCGGACGGTGTTCGGCCACGAGCAGCCCTACGAGCCGCAGGTCGACGGTATCGAGACGGCCATCGATACCGGGCACGAGGGCGGCTACACCGTTATCGAAGGGGCCTGTGGCACCGGGAAGACGATGATCGCGCTCACCGCGGGGATCGACCTCGTGCGCGATCCGGACACCGACTACGAGCGCGTGCTCGTCCTCACGAGCGTCAAACAGCAACTGCGCCAATTCGAGGCGGACCTCGAGACGATCAACGAGAACCTGCCGGCCGACTGGGACCCGATTTCGGGGCTCACGCTCGTCGGGAAGGCCGACGTCTGTCCGTACAACCGGGAGGGCGCGGCGGGGTTCGACGACGGCAACGTCTACGACCGCTGCGAGACGCTGCGGGACCGCACGCGGGATCTCACCGGCGAGGGCGGCGAGACGACCGCACAGAACCTGGCCGCCCGCGCCCGAAGCCAGCAGATCGGACTGGCCGACAGCGGGAACCGGTCGAAGAACACGTTCCTCGAGACCGCGGGCGAACCGACGCCGTACCCGCCCGACCTCCCCGAGTACGGCGAGGGTGGCCCCGTCGGGGCCGAGACCGAGTACTGTCCGTTCTACGCGCAGTACCTGGAGGACCTGCCGGCGGACGAGGACGGCTCCGCGGCGGAAGCGGTGCCGTACGACGTCACCGATGTCGGAATGGTCACGCCCGACGACCTGGTCGCTCGGTCGGTGACCCACGGCACCTGTCCCCACTCCGTGATGGGTGCCGCCCTCGGCGAGGTCGAGGTCGTGATCGGAAACTACTACCACGCCTTCGACCCGCGAACCGTCGGTTCCTTCACCGGCGCGCTGCTGGACGAGTCGACGTACGTCGTCTGCGACGAGGCTCACATGCTGGAACCGCGCGTCCGCGACCTGGTCAGCGAGGGCGTCGCCGACAGCACGCTCCGAGACGCCGAGACCGAACTCTCGCGAGTCATCCAGCCGATTAAGTTCGAACGCGAGGGCCGGCAGGCGGAAGGTGGTTCCAAGACCGCCGACGCCGACCTCGTTCGCGCGGAGCTGAACGATAGCGACGTCTCCTACGAGGAACTCAATCGCACCCTCGAGTTCGTTCGGGACCTCCGCGAGGAGCTCGACCGCCGAGTCACCGCCCATCTCGACCGGAACTACCGGGGCTGGCAGTCGAACCTGAACGATCTCCGCAACGAGGAGCTCCCCCTTCGGGACCCGAGCGAACCAGCCGAGGACGAACTCACGGCGTGGGCGGAGGGTGCGGGGTACGGCGACGCCGACTGGGTTCGCGCCGAGGCCGTCGGCGCGGTCGTCCAGCGGGTGCTGAACGAAGCGGAGGACGAGGATCGGAGCCGCGCCGCGCCCGCCGTCGGTCGGGTCCTCGGCGAGTGGTACCGCCGCGGTCACACCGACTACTTCCGGGAGATCGAACTCGAGCGAACCTGGGACGACACCGAGCCCGCCGACTCGTGGCGGCGGGCCTACAACGCCCGGTTGGCCCTGCACAACTGCGTGCCAAGCGACGCCATCGGCGACCGACTCGGCATGTTCGGCGGTGGGATTCTGATGAGCGCGACCCTCGAACCGATGGCGGCCTTCACCGAGGTCACGGGACTCCAGTACCTCTCGCGCGCGGAGGACCGACCGGTCGTCGAGCGCCGTTACGGCCTGCACTTCCCGGCCGAGAACCGCGAGAGCTTCGCCGTCGCCGCGCCGAAGTTCACGTACGACAACCGCGGCCGGCCGGGCGACGACACCCCGACGCGGCGGTCCTACGCGACCGCGACCGCGACGGTCGCCCGGCTCCCCGGCAACGTCCTCGTCGGCATGCCGAGCTACGCCGAAGCCGAGTGGATCGCCGGACGGCTCGAGGATCGGGTCGAGAAGCCGGTCCTGCTCGACGCCGCCAGCGACGACGAGACCACCCAGTCGCTCAAAGACGAGTTCTTCGCGGGCGAGGGGAAGGTACTCGTGACGAGTTTGCGGGGCACGCTGACCGAGGGCGTCGACTACAGCGGCGACCGCCTCGCCGCGGCGGTAGTCTGTGGCGTCCCGATCGTCAACACCTCGAGCCCGCGGACGAAGGCCGTGCGCCGCGCCTACGACGACGAGTTCGGCGACGGCTTCACCTACGCGCTGACGATCCCGGCGGTGCGGAAAGCCCGGCAGGCGATCGGCCGCGTCATCCGCAGCCCCGAGGACGTCGGCGTTCGGGTCCTGCTCGACGAGCGCTACGCTCGCGACAGCTGGGACTCCGTCCGGCCGTACCTGCCCGACGACGGCGAGTTCCAGCCCGTCAGTCCGGACATGCTCGACGTCGGCCTCGAGCGGTTCCGGTCGCGGCTCCCGTCTCGGTAA
- a CDS encoding SLC13 family permease, producing MLVVFGIIALALVLFVTEWLPIDVTAILIMVLLMVLGADGVVNLTEISTAEGTSGFSNSATITVLAMLILSSGISQTGVVQILGRKMSAFAGDDLDKQLLATIGVSGPISGFINNTPVVAILVPVVSDIAHKGNTSPSKLLIPLSYASMFGGMLTLIGTSTNILASDVSARLLDHPFSMFEFTKLGIVVLLVGSVYLLTVGHRLLPERVPVEEDYVQDYAIEEYLTEVVVTEESPIVGETVADAIDQVEFDADILQVVRDDEEFIEPIGQKTIREGDLLRLRADRDTVRQFVVRGTLSLAGGPETADDLEPDEIPERTLVEIVVPRGSFLVGESLESSTFRQRYDATVLAFRSRGETVRDHMDERRIRVGDTLLVQAAPDSIDRLSRNDDFIVAHEPEEPDYRTEKIPHAAAIMAGVVGFVAVPWGAIGSTLATATGLTGFEAMSALSLPILVTALAGVVAMVAAGVLKPTEIYDAVEWDVIFLLAGIIPLGIALEQTGGADVLGSLVAATGAYLPMIGVLWVFYLATGIITGVISNNASVVLMLPVAVETATQIGANPFAFVLAVTFAASTAFLTPVGYQTNLFVYGPGGYKFTDFVRVGAPLQLLLSVVTVFGITFFWGLSP from the coding sequence ATGCTGGTCGTGTTCGGGATCATCGCGCTCGCGCTGGTACTGTTCGTGACCGAGTGGCTCCCGATCGACGTCACTGCCATCCTGATCATGGTGCTGTTGATGGTGCTGGGCGCCGACGGCGTGGTGAATCTCACCGAAATCTCGACGGCCGAGGGGACGTCGGGCTTCTCCAACTCGGCGACGATCACGGTCCTGGCGATGCTCATTCTCAGTTCGGGGATCAGTCAGACGGGGGTCGTCCAGATACTCGGTCGCAAGATGTCCGCGTTCGCGGGCGACGATCTCGACAAACAGCTGCTCGCGACGATCGGCGTCAGCGGCCCGATCTCCGGGTTCATCAACAACACGCCGGTCGTTGCGATCCTCGTCCCCGTCGTCTCGGACATCGCCCACAAGGGGAATACGTCGCCCTCGAAGCTCCTCATTCCCCTCTCCTACGCCTCGATGTTCGGCGGGATGCTCACGCTCATCGGGACCTCCACTAACATCCTCGCGAGCGACGTCTCCGCGCGCCTGCTCGACCACCCCTTCTCGATGTTCGAGTTCACCAAGCTCGGGATCGTCGTCCTGCTCGTGGGGAGCGTCTACCTCCTCACCGTCGGTCACCGACTGCTGCCCGAACGGGTCCCGGTCGAGGAGGACTACGTCCAGGACTACGCGATCGAGGAGTACCTGACCGAAGTCGTCGTCACCGAGGAGTCGCCGATCGTCGGCGAGACCGTCGCCGACGCCATCGATCAGGTCGAGTTCGACGCCGACATCCTCCAGGTGGTCCGCGACGACGAGGAGTTCATCGAGCCGATCGGCCAGAAAACGATCCGAGAGGGCGATCTACTCCGGCTGCGTGCCGACCGCGACACCGTCCGGCAGTTCGTCGTTCGGGGAACGCTCTCGCTCGCAGGCGGCCCGGAGACGGCCGACGACCTCGAGCCGGACGAGATTCCCGAGCGGACCCTCGTCGAGATCGTCGTGCCGCGAGGCTCGTTCCTCGTCGGCGAATCGCTCGAGAGTTCGACGTTTCGCCAGCGCTACGACGCGACGGTGCTGGCGTTCCGGAGCCGCGGCGAGACGGTCCGCGATCACATGGACGAGCGCCGGATCCGCGTCGGCGACACGCTGCTGGTGCAGGCGGCCCCGGACAGCATCGATCGCCTCTCGCGGAACGACGACTTCATCGTCGCACACGAACCCGAGGAGCCCGATTACCGGACCGAGAAAATTCCCCACGCGGCGGCGATCATGGCGGGCGTCGTCGGTTTCGTCGCCGTCCCGTGGGGCGCGATCGGCTCCACCCTCGCTACTGCGACTGGACTCACCGGGTTCGAGGCGATGTCGGCGCTCTCGCTGCCGATCCTCGTCACTGCGCTCGCGGGCGTCGTCGCGATGGTCGCGGCGGGGGTCCTCAAGCCGACCGAGATCTACGACGCCGTCGAGTGGGACGTGATCTTCCTGCTGGCCGGCATCATTCCGCTGGGAATCGCGCTCGAGCAGACCGGCGGTGCGGACGTGCTCGGCAGTCTGGTCGCCGCGACCGGGGCCTACCTGCCGATGATCGGCGTCCTGTGGGTGTTCTATCTCGCGACGGGGATCATCACGGGCGTCATCTCGAACAACGCGAGCGTCGTGTTGATGCTCCCGGTCGCCGTCGAAACGGCCACGCAGATCGGCGCGAACCCGTTCGCCTTCGTGCTGGCGGTGACGTTCGCGGCTTCGACCGCGTTCCTCACGCCCGTCGGCTACCAGACGAACCTGTTCGTCTACGGTCCCGGTGGGTACAAGTTCACGGACTTCGTCCGGGTCGGCGCGCCGCTCCAGTTGCTGCTGTCGGTCGTCACCGTGTTCGGCATCACGTTCTTCTGGGGGCTCTCACCCTAG
- a CDS encoding ABC transporter ATP-binding protein codes for MTALALEDVSKVYAETAALEGVDLAVRDGEFFTLVGPSGCGKTTTLRTIAGFEEPTDGTVRFDGQKMTGVPPERRDVGVVFQSYALFPHMSVAENVGYGLRFREPPDGQTVDERVAELLELVDLEGTGDRDPEALSGGQRQRVALARALAPAPDLLLLDEPMSALDARLRESLRRQVKRIQSDLEITTVYVTHDQAEALAISDRVAVMNDGRVEQVGRPQEIYREPATRFVAEFVGDNNVFDGEVRSRNDEYARVDIAGELFAVPAVPDGTDRVTVCVRPGALSRAAERNRLTVTVETSEFLGETVRVNGRWNGAEIVLRLPAVPETEELTVGFAPEDAHVVATE; via the coding sequence ATGACCGCCCTCGCTCTCGAGGACGTCTCGAAAGTGTACGCCGAAACCGCCGCGCTCGAGGGCGTCGATCTCGCGGTCCGCGACGGGGAGTTTTTCACCCTCGTCGGCCCCTCCGGCTGCGGGAAGACGACGACCCTCCGGACGATCGCCGGGTTCGAGGAGCCGACCGACGGCACCGTCCGCTTCGACGGCCAGAAGATGACCGGCGTCCCGCCCGAGCGGCGCGACGTCGGCGTCGTCTTCCAGAGCTACGCGCTGTTCCCCCACATGAGCGTCGCCGAGAACGTCGGCTACGGGCTCCGCTTTCGGGAGCCACCGGACGGGCAGACGGTCGACGAGCGCGTGGCCGAACTGCTCGAACTCGTCGATCTCGAGGGAACGGGCGACCGCGACCCCGAGGCGCTGTCGGGGGGGCAGCGACAGCGGGTCGCGCTGGCCCGCGCGCTCGCACCGGCACCGGATCTGCTCTTGCTCGACGAGCCGATGAGTGCGCTCGACGCCCGGCTCCGAGAATCGCTGCGCCGGCAGGTCAAGCGGATTCAGTCGGACCTCGAGATCACGACCGTCTACGTCACGCACGATCAGGCGGAGGCGCTGGCGATTTCGGATCGCGTCGCGGTCATGAACGACGGCCGCGTCGAGCAGGTCGGCCGGCCGCAGGAGATCTATCGCGAGCCCGCGACGCGGTTCGTCGCCGAGTTCGTCGGCGACAACAACGTCTTCGACGGCGAGGTCCGGAGCCGAAACGACGAGTACGCGCGGGTCGACATCGCCGGCGAGCTGTTCGCGGTGCCGGCGGTGCCCGACGGAACCGATCGCGTCACCGTCTGCGTGCGACCGGGCGCGCTCTCGCGGGCCGCCGAGCGCAACCGGTTGACGGTGACCGTCGAGACGAGCGAGTTCCTCGGCGAGACCGTCCGCGTCAACGGCCGGTGGAACGGCGCGGAGATCGTCCTCCGTCTGCCGGCGGTTCCCGAAACCGAGGAGCTGACGGTCGGCTTCGCACCCGAGGACGCACACGTCGTCGCGACGGAGTGA
- a CDS encoding ABC transporter permease has translation MSRPGLSGRSVRIRRRAAAARRWLERRALSLTALATAVVLAIMLYLPVGIVFVDAVVDDGGATLAVFREILTDPFYVGALADVFAEPLAVGTHLESLAGWLAGVSISVSVERPLPSVSLPVPWPRLETPGVRTGLFGFTAYQATLSTVASVALGLPAAYVLATYEFRGRRTLRSLTILPFVLPGIMVAVGFYAMFGRTGTLNGLLGLVGLGPYPFIEWNPLAIVIVAHAFYNAPLVARVTVAAWESVDARTVETARSLGASPRRAFRDVVVPQLLPAVLTGALLTFIFTFMTFPIVLALGGLRLATVEVWIYDRVRRLAYSEAAALAVLETILSLGLTYVYLRYESAQSGLARRAADTSREPLVPDLRTALSPRRLAILGYGVVALLVFVGPMASLVVGSVTDGNGLTTRHYAFLLERQLEGASYQTLPWVAIRNSLGFGVATLAVAVPMGVVVSVVTVRAGWGGAIVDTLAMLPLAVSGVVFGIGLLQGLVFGIPLPGGWRFQVTGAVAIVAAHAVAAYPFVTRNVSPLLATLDPAMVESARALGATRYRALRDVALPLVASGIVAGAAFAFAISIGEFSSTVILASGSQTYTMPVAVERYLGRRPGPAIAMGTVLLVVTAASFVVVDRVGGRFEQ, from the coding sequence GTGTCTCGACCGGGACTGTCCGGGCGTTCGGTCCGGATTCGACGGCGGGCCGCCGCCGCGCGGCGCTGGCTCGAGCGGCGCGCGCTCTCGCTGACGGCGCTCGCGACGGCCGTCGTCCTCGCCATCATGCTCTATCTGCCGGTCGGCATCGTCTTCGTCGACGCCGTGGTCGACGACGGCGGAGCGACGCTCGCGGTCTTCCGCGAGATCCTCACCGACCCGTTCTACGTCGGCGCGCTCGCGGACGTCTTCGCGGAGCCGCTGGCGGTGGGGACGCACCTCGAGTCGCTCGCCGGCTGGCTCGCGGGCGTCTCGATCTCGGTTTCGGTCGAGCGGCCGCTCCCCAGCGTGTCCCTCCCGGTTCCGTGGCCGCGCCTCGAGACGCCGGGGGTTCGAACGGGGCTGTTCGGGTTCACGGCGTATCAGGCGACCCTCTCGACGGTCGCGAGCGTCGCGCTCGGACTGCCCGCCGCGTACGTCCTCGCGACCTACGAGTTTCGGGGGCGGCGGACGCTGCGCTCGCTGACGATCCTCCCGTTCGTCCTCCCCGGAATCATGGTCGCGGTCGGCTTCTACGCGATGTTCGGGCGGACGGGAACGCTCAACGGGCTGCTCGGACTGGTCGGACTCGGGCCGTACCCGTTCATCGAGTGGAACCCGCTCGCGATCGTGATCGTCGCCCACGCGTTCTACAACGCGCCGCTGGTCGCGCGAGTTACCGTCGCCGCCTGGGAGTCCGTCGACGCGCGGACCGTCGAGACCGCCCGCAGTCTCGGGGCGAGCCCCCGGCGCGCGTTTCGGGACGTGGTCGTTCCGCAGCTCCTGCCGGCCGTCCTGACCGGCGCGCTGCTGACCTTCATCTTCACGTTCATGACATTCCCCATCGTGCTCGCGCTGGGCGGCCTGCGGCTCGCGACCGTCGAGGTCTGGATCTACGACCGCGTCCGCCGACTGGCCTACTCCGAGGCCGCCGCGCTCGCCGTCCTCGAGACGATCCTCTCGCTCGGGTTGACCTACGTCTATCTCCGGTACGAGTCCGCTCAGTCCGGGCTGGCCCGCAGGGCCGCCGACACCTCGAGAGAGCCGCTCGTTCCGGATCTTCGGACGGCGCTGTCACCCCGGCGGCTGGCGATCCTCGGCTACGGGGTCGTCGCCCTGCTCGTCTTCGTCGGTCCGATGGCGAGCCTCGTCGTCGGGAGCGTGACCGACGGGAACGGGCTCACGACCCGCCACTACGCGTTCCTGCTCGAGCGCCAGCTCGAAGGTGCGTCCTACCAGACCCTGCCGTGGGTCGCCATTCGGAACTCGCTGGGCTTCGGGGTCGCGACGTTGGCCGTCGCCGTGCCGATGGGGGTCGTCGTCTCGGTCGTAACGGTTCGTGCGGGTTGGGGCGGCGCGATCGTCGACACGCTGGCGATGCTCCCGCTGGCGGTCAGTGGAGTCGTCTTCGGCATCGGGCTCCTGCAAGGGCTGGTCTTCGGAATCCCGCTGCCCGGCGGCTGGCGGTTCCAGGTGACGGGCGCGGTCGCGATCGTCGCCGCCCACGCCGTCGCGGCCTACCCCTTCGTCACGCGCAACGTCTCGCCGCTGCTCGCGACGCTCGATCCGGCGATGGTCGAGTCCGCACGCGCGCTGGGGGCCACTCGATACCGCGCGCTGCGCGACGTGGCGCTCCCGCTGGTAGCCAGCGGCATCGTCGCCGGCGCGGCGTTCGCCTTCGCCATCTCGATCGGCGAGTTCTCTTCGACGGTGATTTTGGCCAGCGGGAGCCAGACCTACACCATGCCCGTCGCCGTCGAGCGCTACCTCGGCCGCCGTCCCGGCCCTGCGATCGCCATGGGAACGGTACTGTTGGTCGTCACGGCCGCGAGTTTCGTCGTCGTGGACCGCGTCGGTGGGAGGTTCGAGCAATGA
- a CDS encoding thiamine ABC transporter substrate-binding protein produces the protein MKRRAYIGAVGGSVVAGLAGCLTRDGDESTDGDGNGDPEPEDPDLEGELRIATYESMVDGENPAGPWLKEAFEEAYPDAELTWTVPTNGINDYIDRERQNAALEADVYLGANIDDLVRVDDTLDDGGLFRELNVDRIDNAGRIRDGLDMGDPHGRILAYDTGYICLVYDERVVDEPETLDELTEPAYEDALLAQNAQRSDPGQAFLLWTIDAYGEDGYLDYWRELDDNGVRVLESWDDSYSGAYMNGERPMVVSYSTDQVFANEFGYDMRRHQVAFPNDQGYANPEGMGIFDRASEVDLAYEFLDFALSSDAQAVIAQRNVQFPAVASEHVDLGEEFDRYAHVPPEAVTIGYDDLRGNLDGWVDDWAREFAGQ, from the coding sequence ATGAAACGACGGGCGTATATCGGTGCGGTCGGTGGGAGCGTGGTCGCCGGCCTCGCCGGCTGTCTGACGCGCGATGGAGACGAGTCAACCGATGGGGACGGAAACGGCGATCCGGAACCGGAAGACCCGGACCTCGAGGGGGAGCTTCGGATCGCGACGTACGAGTCGATGGTCGACGGCGAGAACCCGGCCGGCCCGTGGCTCAAGGAGGCCTTCGAGGAGGCGTATCCGGACGCCGAGCTGACGTGGACCGTTCCGACAAACGGCATCAACGACTACATCGATCGCGAACGGCAGAACGCGGCGCTCGAGGCCGACGTCTATCTCGGGGCGAACATCGACGACCTCGTCAGGGTCGACGACACCCTCGACGACGGCGGTCTCTTTCGGGAACTCAACGTCGATCGCATCGACAACGCCGGGCGGATCCGCGACGGGCTCGACATGGGCGATCCCCACGGGCGCATCCTCGCGTACGACACCGGCTACATCTGTCTCGTCTACGACGAGCGCGTCGTCGACGAACCCGAGACGCTCGACGAGCTGACCGAGCCGGCCTACGAGGACGCGCTGCTCGCACAGAACGCCCAGCGGTCGGACCCGGGACAGGCGTTCCTGCTGTGGACGATCGACGCCTACGGCGAGGACGGCTATCTCGACTACTGGCGCGAGCTCGACGACAACGGCGTTCGCGTCCTCGAGAGCTGGGACGACTCCTACAGCGGGGCCTACATGAACGGCGAACGGCCGATGGTGGTCTCCTACTCGACCGATCAGGTGTTCGCAAACGAGTTCGGCTACGACATGCGCCGCCACCAGGTCGCGTTCCCGAACGACCAGGGGTACGCGAACCCGGAGGGAATGGGGATCTTCGACCGCGCGAGCGAGGTCGACCTCGCCTACGAGTTCCTCGATTTCGCCCTCTCGAGCGACGCACAGGCCGTGATCGCCCAGCGAAACGTCCAGTTCCCGGCCGTCGCGTCGGAACACGTCGACCTCGGCGAGGAGTTCGACCGGTACGCACACGTCCCGCCGGAGGCGGTGACGATCGGCTACGACGACCTCCGAGGCAATCTCGACGGCTGGGTCGACGACTGGGCGCGCGAGTTCGCCGGCCAGTAG
- a CDS encoding AI-2E family transporter, giving the protein MTGSSSGRPSANRRRYVLAGIVAALGVVTGGILLDVLGTILFALTVAYVLLPVQGWFVRRGLSEWTSTLAATVIGFVSAIAVFAPIVVALYFRIDSVEETIATLPREVSITVFEATYPIEAGEVQAMATDYISSAATTFALALPVLAIKFALFVVLLFGLLLKGDEAGRAAIAPIPHGYRDVVYALTQRARETLYAIYVLQVATSIATLAIAYPLFWSLGYEAALTLSIVAAVLQFVPIIGPSMLIAPIALYHVATGDLAAATLIGVLGLVLVAWLPDIAVRPRLSRRSAGLPGSLYFVGFTGGLFTLGPIGIVVGPLLVAVFVEAVDLLADEVNTDATFSEIIEHDLEEPPEEPADTETTFEESNSTVADA; this is encoded by the coding sequence GTGACAGGGAGTTCGTCCGGCCGCCCGAGCGCGAACAGACGCCGATACGTGCTCGCGGGAATCGTCGCCGCACTTGGAGTCGTGACGGGCGGTATCCTGCTCGACGTCCTCGGGACGATTCTCTTCGCGCTTACCGTCGCGTACGTCCTGCTGCCCGTTCAAGGCTGGTTCGTCAGGCGTGGGCTCTCTGAGTGGACGAGCACGCTCGCCGCGACGGTGATCGGGTTCGTGAGCGCGATCGCGGTCTTCGCCCCGATCGTCGTGGCGCTCTACTTCCGTATCGATTCGGTCGAAGAGACGATCGCGACCCTCCCGCGAGAGGTCTCGATCACGGTTTTCGAGGCGACGTATCCGATCGAGGCGGGCGAGGTACAGGCGATGGCGACCGACTACATAAGCAGCGCTGCGACCACGTTCGCGCTCGCGCTACCGGTGCTCGCGATCAAGTTCGCGCTGTTCGTCGTCCTCCTGTTCGGACTCCTGCTCAAGGGTGACGAGGCCGGTCGGGCCGCCATCGCACCGATCCCGCACGGGTACCGGGACGTCGTCTACGCGCTGACCCAGCGGGCGCGCGAGACGCTGTACGCGATCTACGTGCTGCAGGTCGCGACCTCGATCGCGACGCTGGCGATCGCCTATCCCCTGTTCTGGAGTCTCGGCTACGAGGCCGCCCTGACCCTCTCGATCGTCGCCGCCGTTCTGCAGTTCGTCCCGATCATCGGCCCCAGTATGCTCATCGCCCCGATCGCGCTCTATCACGTCGCCACCGGTGACCTCGCCGCGGCGACCCTGATCGGCGTGCTCGGACTCGTGCTCGTCGCCTGGCTCCCCGATATCGCCGTCCGGCCGCGGCTGTCGCGCCGATCCGCCGGATTACCCGGCAGCCTCTACTTCGTCGGCTTCACGGGCGGACTCTTCACGCTCGGCCCGATCGGCATCGTCGTCGGGCCGCTGCTCGTCGCGGTTTTCGTCGAAGCGGTCGACCTGCTCGCCGACGAGGTCAACACCGACGCCACGTTCTCGGAGATCATCGAACACGATCTCGAGGAGCCACCCGAGGAACCCGCCGACACGGAGACGACGTTCGAGGAATCGAACTCGACGGTCGCCGACGCCTGA
- a CDS encoding DUF5518 domain-containing protein, with translation MVRNSTIVNAIIGAVVGVVLSVIPFSTVLGGAVAGFLEGPDERAGAIVGALAGLITFLPVAGGLLLLFGFLGLGLGFGVPAEGIAFVTFLLVASIPFLLFYFVGPSLLGGYLGAYLAREYPERRRRTRDTIGFDTTSEHPSRTVETVSTRDRDRDTMSSGDRDVRDDRSPPGGLEGDGDSERGQGRDRERDPESNR, from the coding sequence ATGGTACGGAACAGCACGATCGTCAACGCGATCATCGGAGCCGTCGTCGGCGTCGTCCTCTCCGTGATTCCGTTCTCCACCGTGCTCGGCGGGGCCGTCGCGGGCTTTCTCGAGGGACCGGACGAGCGAGCGGGCGCGATCGTCGGCGCGCTGGCCGGGCTGATCACCTTCCTCCCGGTCGCAGGGGGGCTCCTCCTGCTGTTCGGATTCCTCGGGCTGGGGCTCGGGTTCGGTGTTCCCGCCGAGGGGATCGCCTTCGTGACGTTCCTGCTCGTCGCCTCGATCCCGTTTCTCCTCTTCTACTTCGTCGGCCCGTCGCTGCTCGGTGGGTATCTCGGCGCGTACCTCGCGCGCGAATACCCCGAGCGACGACGGCGGACGCGGGACACGATCGGATTCGACACGACGTCGGAGCACCCCTCCCGGACCGTCGAGACGGTGTCGACGCGAGACCGCGACCGCGATACGATGTCGAGCGGGGACCGCGACGTCCGCGACGATCGTTCCCCGCCGGGCGGGCTCGAGGGAGATGGCGACTCGGAGCGGGGCCAGGGCCGGGACCGGGAACGTGATCCCGAATCGAACCGCTGA